A genomic region of Arachis hypogaea cultivar Tifrunner chromosome 5, arahy.Tifrunner.gnm2.J5K5, whole genome shotgun sequence contains the following coding sequences:
- the LOC140173260 gene encoding uncharacterized protein has translation MESQLDLYGPELLNSINCSGLPPHKLILKVGVPMMLLSNIDQSSGLCNGTRLQVRKLENHVIECEVLTDNNVGHIALIPRMNMVPTNETDPVRFQRRQFSIIVSLAMTINKS, from the coding sequence ATGGAGAGTCAACTAGATCTCTATGGTCCTGAATTACTGAATAGTATAAATTGCTCTGGTTTGCCTccacataaattaatactcaaggtTGGTGTTCCGATGATGTTACTAAGTAATATTGACCAATCCAGTGGTCTTTGTAATGGTACAAGGCTACAAGTTAGGAAGCTTGAAAATCATGTCATAGAATGTGAAGTCTTAACGGATAACAATGTTGGTCATATTGCTTTGATTCCAAGAATGAATATGGTACCAACAAATGAAACCGACCCAGTTAGATTCCAACGAAGACAGTTTTCCATAATAGTATCGCTTGCCATGACAATTAATAAGTCTTAG
- the LOC112802346 gene encoding uncharacterized protein has protein sequence MLSLFSSSPIKLRYAFQFPNSVPHSALRLCFPSTSSLHSHSHSQSLDEAVDSFTRMLSMRPPPSIIQFTKILGSLAKTNHFPTAISLFQQLQARGIAPNLFTLSIVINCCCGMSRMTLAFSAFAKILRMGFQPDAVTLTTILKGLCLCGNVQKALHFHATVLAYGFHFDQVTYGTLINGLCKTGHTSAAIQVLRNIPRYGIAPNVFMYSAIIDSLCKDTLVSQAFHLFSEMLAKGISPNVITYSSLIFGLCLEGQYKKAIDLLSDMVLRNITPNVYTYNILIDGLCKEGKIKDAKSVLAVMAKHGVKPDVVTYTSLMDGYCLVNQVNKAKYLFNTMAQIRESLDVQSYNIMINGFCKIKMVDEALNLFEEMRRKYLVPNTVTYNTLIDGLSKSKRISCALELLVKMNERGQPTNVVTYNSLLDGMFNIKRVDKALMLFKEMKESGIDPDIYTYNILIDGLCKSGRLIDAIEIFQDLSVKGYHPNVRTYNIIINGLCKEGLFEEALALLSKMEGNGCLPDAVTFETVIRALFEKDENDMAEKLLREMVARGLLNC, from the coding sequence ATGTTGTCATTGTTCTCATCCTCACCAATCAAATTAAGATATGCTTTTCAATTCCCAAATTCTGTTCCCCACTCCGCTCTCCGTCTTTGCTTCCCTTCAACTTCATCCctacactctcactctcactcccaATCACTTGATGAAGCTGTTGATTCCTTCACTCGCATGCTCTCTATGCGTCCTCCTCCATCCATCATCCAATTCACCAAGATTTTGGGATCTCTTGCCAAAACCAACCATTTCCCCACCGCCATTTCCCTTTTTCAGCAATTGCAAGCCAGAGGAATCGCTCCCAACTTGTTTACTTTGAGCATCGTAATTAATTGTTGTTGCGGCATGAGTCGTATGACGCTTGCTTTCTCTGCTTTCGCCAAGATTCTCAGGATGGGTTTTCAGCCTGATGCCGTAACCTTGACAACAATCCTGAAAGGCCTCTGTCTCTGTGGTAATGTTCAAAAAGCACTGCATTTTCATGCCACAGTGCTGGCTTATGGATTTCACTTCGACCAAGTCACTTATGGGACCTTGATCAATGGGCTCTGTAAGACCGGACACACATCTGCTGCTATTCAAGTGTTGAGAAACATCCCACGTTATGGCATTGCTCCTAATGTCTTCATGTACAGCGCAATTATTGATAGCCTCTGCAAGGATACACTTGTAAGTCAGGCTTTTCATTTATTCTCTGAAATGCTTGCTAAGGGAATTTCTCCCAATGTTATCACATACAGTTCTCTCATTTTTGGATTGTGTCTTGAGGGTCAATATAAGAAAGCCATTGATTTGTTAAGTGATATGGTGCTTAGAAACATTACTCCTAATGTTTATACCTATAATATTTTGATTGATGGGCTATGCAAGGAAGGAAAGATCAAAGATGCTAAGAGTGTATTGGCTGTAATGGCAAAACATGGTGTGAAACCAGATGTGGTTACTTATACCAGCTTAATGGATGGATATTGTTTGGTTAATCAGGTAAATAAGGCAAAATATTTATTCAACACAATGGCCCAAATTAGAGAGTCACTTGATGTTCAAAGTTACAATATCATGATTAATGGCTTCTGCAAAATTAAAATGGTCGATGAAGCCTTGAATCTCTTTGAAGAAATGCGTCGTAAGTACTTGGTTCCAAACACGGTAACTTACAACACTCTTATTGATGGCttgagcaaatcaaagagaatctCTTGTGCTTTGGAGCTTCTTGTCAAGATGAATGAAAGAGGTCAACCCACTAATGTAGTCACTTACAATTCCTTGTTGGATGGGATGTTCAATATCAAACGAGTTGACAAGGCACTTATGTTATTCAAGGAAATGAAAGAGAGTGGCATTGATCcagatatatatacatacaacatactTATAGATGGGCTGTGCAAAAGTGGAAGACTTATAGATGCAATAGAGATTTTTCAAGATCTTTCCGTTAAAGGCTATCATCCAAATGTGAGGACATACAATATTATTATCAATGGGCTCTGCAAAGAGGGCTTGTTTGAAGAAGCATTGGCACTCTTGTCAAAAATGGAAGGCAATGGTTGCTTACCAGATGCTGTGACTTTTGAAACTGTTATCCGTGCtttgtttgaaaaagatgagaatgaCATGGCGGAGAAACTTCTTCGGGAAATGGTTGCTAGAGGCTTATTGAATTGTTAA